Proteins encoded within one genomic window of Prochlorococcus marinus str. MIT 9515:
- the gcvP gene encoding aminomethyl-transferring glycine dehydrogenase, with protein sequence MNPSINSDLFIGRHLGLKENDEKKMLQKLGFNNIDEFINQVIPEDIQFKEKYSNSLPIGCSEIEALNELEEISNKNHKIRSLIGLGYYGTHTPKVVQRHVLENPRWYTAYTPYQAEIAQGRLEALFNFQTLICELTAFSVANASLLDEGTAAAEAMTMSFSARKNKSSNIFLVDENVFDHTFNVLLTRAKPLGIDLKRFNQKHLKNYDDVFGLLIQLPGKNGELFDPTFLVSQAQKAEIIVTSIIDPLAQVLIKPIAEFGVDIAVGSLQRFGVPMGFGGPHAAFFACSEKYKRLIPGRIVGQTLSKNGEQSLRLALQTREQHIRREKATSNICTAQSLLAIISSFYAIYHGANGLTKMAKRLVLLRRYLESCLCELGFKIPLGNRFDSVDIYCEESEKIHKEALKNGFNFRILPLGSSIEDSTGFGISLDELTDENEIRKIVSLIANGVGKKEDFKHIKVNNSFHFEGIPLRNKEWMQQNIFENYQSETDLMRYIFKLAEKDFSLVDGMIPLGSCTMKLNSAAELSPISWANLSSIHPFAPANQTRGYSKIISDLEKWISELIGLNSVSFQPNAGSQGEFAGLLAINSYFASKGDLARKKCLIPQSAHGTNPASAVMAGFDVVTIKCDSEGNISYEDLLIKVKELDNKIGALMLTYPSTHGVFELKIKEICELIHSVGAFVYLDGANLNAQVGLCKPGDYGVDVCHLNLHKTFCIPHGGGGPGVGPVATSDILSPFLPSHSLTDNIFSHLGYSVSSSQHGSASILPISWMYIKMAGQSGLRKASTHAILSANYIANKLKNKFRILYKGQNNFVAHECILDFRDLKSKTGLSVNDIAKRLIDYSFHAPTISWPVPETIMIEPTESESLTELNRFCEAMLLISEEIEEIENNIDLKNNNLISNAPHTISELISDNWNYPYSKEKAAYPYKGKYEYKFWSSVSRIDNAYGDRNLICSCNVNDQDFLEEKKCA encoded by the coding sequence ATGAATCCCTCAATTAACTCGGATTTATTTATTGGAAGGCATCTTGGATTGAAGGAGAATGATGAGAAAAAAATGCTTCAAAAACTTGGCTTTAATAACATAGACGAATTTATTAATCAAGTTATTCCTGAAGATATTCAGTTTAAAGAAAAATATTCAAATAGCCTGCCAATAGGCTGTTCTGAGATTGAGGCATTGAACGAATTAGAAGAAATATCTAATAAAAATCATAAAATAAGATCCTTAATCGGTCTTGGATATTATGGTACCCATACTCCAAAGGTTGTCCAAAGGCATGTATTAGAAAACCCCAGATGGTATACAGCTTATACCCCTTATCAAGCAGAAATTGCGCAAGGCAGATTAGAAGCTTTATTTAATTTTCAAACTTTAATTTGTGAATTGACAGCATTCTCAGTGGCTAATGCTTCGCTTTTAGATGAGGGAACAGCTGCTGCAGAAGCAATGACAATGAGTTTTTCCGCCAGGAAAAATAAGTCCTCAAATATTTTTTTAGTAGATGAAAATGTTTTTGATCATACATTTAATGTTTTATTGACGAGAGCTAAACCATTAGGAATTGATTTAAAACGTTTTAATCAAAAGCACCTTAAAAATTATGATGATGTTTTTGGTCTCTTAATTCAGCTTCCTGGGAAAAATGGAGAATTATTTGATCCAACATTTTTAGTTTCCCAAGCTCAAAAAGCAGAAATCATTGTTACATCAATTATTGATCCTCTTGCGCAAGTTTTAATAAAACCAATAGCCGAATTTGGAGTAGATATAGCTGTTGGAAGTCTTCAAAGATTTGGGGTCCCAATGGGCTTTGGTGGTCCTCATGCAGCATTTTTTGCATGTAGTGAAAAATATAAAAGACTTATACCCGGAAGAATAGTAGGGCAAACTCTATCTAAAAACGGAGAACAATCACTGAGATTGGCACTACAAACAAGAGAACAACATATAAGAAGAGAAAAAGCGACTAGTAATATTTGTACAGCTCAATCGTTGCTAGCAATAATTTCCTCTTTTTATGCCATCTATCATGGTGCTAATGGCTTAACAAAAATGGCTAAGAGGTTAGTTTTATTAAGAAGATATTTAGAATCGTGTCTTTGTGAGTTAGGTTTCAAAATACCTCTTGGGAATAGGTTTGATAGTGTGGATATTTACTGCGAGGAATCTGAAAAGATTCATAAAGAAGCTTTGAAAAACGGATTTAATTTTAGAATTTTACCTTTGGGTTCGTCGATTGAGGATTCTACAGGATTTGGAATTTCCCTAGATGAGCTTACTGATGAAAATGAAATCCGTAAAATAGTTAGCTTAATAGCAAATGGTGTCGGTAAAAAAGAAGATTTTAAACACATTAAAGTTAATAATTCTTTTCATTTTGAAGGTATTCCTCTAAGAAATAAAGAATGGATGCAACAAAATATATTTGAGAACTATCAAAGTGAGACTGATTTAATGAGGTATATTTTTAAACTTGCTGAGAAAGACTTTTCACTGGTTGATGGAATGATTCCGCTGGGAAGTTGTACTATGAAATTAAATTCTGCAGCAGAGCTTAGTCCAATTTCATGGGCTAATTTATCTTCAATTCATCCTTTCGCTCCAGCTAATCAAACTAGAGGTTATTCAAAAATAATAAGTGATCTTGAGAAATGGATTAGTGAACTTATTGGTTTGAATTCAGTTTCGTTCCAACCAAATGCAGGCTCTCAAGGTGAGTTTGCGGGTCTATTGGCAATTAATTCTTATTTCGCTTCAAAAGGCGATTTAGCAAGAAAAAAATGCTTAATTCCACAAAGTGCTCATGGAACAAATCCTGCTAGCGCTGTTATGGCAGGTTTTGATGTTGTAACTATAAAATGTGATTCTGAGGGTAATATTTCATATGAGGATTTATTAATTAAGGTCAAAGAACTAGATAATAAAATCGGTGCATTAATGCTAACTTATCCCTCTACTCATGGAGTTTTTGAATTAAAAATCAAAGAAATTTGTGAATTAATTCATTCAGTTGGCGCATTCGTTTATTTGGATGGGGCCAATCTTAATGCTCAGGTCGGATTGTGTAAGCCTGGAGATTATGGCGTGGATGTCTGCCATTTGAACTTACATAAAACTTTTTGTATACCTCATGGCGGCGGCGGACCAGGTGTTGGTCCAGTTGCAACATCTGATATTTTAAGTCCTTTCCTTCCTTCCCATTCTTTAACAGATAACATTTTTAGTCACCTTGGATATTCTGTATCTTCTTCACAGCACGGAAGTGCAAGTATTCTTCCAATAAGCTGGATGTATATTAAGATGGCCGGTCAAAGCGGTTTAAGGAAGGCGAGTACTCATGCAATATTGTCAGCAAATTATATTGCTAATAAATTAAAAAATAAATTTAGGATTTTATATAAAGGACAAAATAACTTCGTTGCTCATGAATGCATTCTTGATTTTCGGGATTTGAAGTCAAAAACAGGTTTAAGTGTAAATGATATAGCCAAAAGATTAATAGATTATAGTTTTCATGCTCCAACAATAAGTTGGCCGGTTCCTGAGACTATTATGATTGAGCCGACAGAAAGTGAAAGTTTGACAGAATTAAACAGATTTTGTGAAGCTATGCTTTTAATAAGCGAAGAAATTGAAGAAATTGAAAACAATATTGATCTTAAAAATAATAATCTAATTAGTAATGCTCCTCATACCATAAGTGAATTGATCTCAGATAATTGGAATTATCCTTATTCAAAAGAAAAGGCTGCATATCCTTATAAAGGTAAATACGAATATAAATTTTGGTCTTCAGTATCAAGGATTGATAATGCTTATGGAGATAGAAATTTAATTTGTTCTTGTAATGTCAATGATCAAGATTTCTTAGAGGAGAAAAAATGTGCTTAA